The Pirellulales bacterium DNA segment AAATCCATCGCAGTTTTCGATCGGAATCTGCCGCCAGGGTTGGTCACACATAATTTGTCGGCGTAGTCGATTTGAAAGAGCCACTTCGAGCCTCCGTTTCGCATCCAGATCAGCGCGGCCTTCAGCGCTTCGTCGCCGGCTGGGATCGCAAAATGCTGGTAACTCACGATCGCCGAGAGATAATTCAACCGACCGCCAATCTCGGAAAGAAACATATCGCGCCGGCCAATCGTTCTCTGCACATCAGACAATAAGCCAGCCGCCTGCTGCGTTTGCCCTGCCACCACCATCGTCTCTGCATTTAACAGCATCAGCGACGCATACAATTCCTGCCACTGTTGTGCCTTGGCCCATGGAACGGCCATTGCCAGCGCGCGGGTGATCGTCGTGGCGTCGCCGGCCAACAGATAGGCCAGGTGCAATTGCCGAAATGCTTCTTCCATGACGATGGCATCGCGATAGGGCGCGGCCGCATACGTCGCTTCTTCGAAGTATCCTGCGGCCGTTTTGAAATCGCTGGAACGCAGCGCTATCTGCCCAAGTTCAGCGAGGGCCATGCCTGTGAGTGGATGGTCGAACTGCCCCATCGCCATCAGCGAACGTTGCAGCATCGGCTCGGCGCGTTGCGGCTGCCCGCCGACACTGTAGGCCATGCCCTGCAGCATGTCGATCCACACTTCCGACCAGTGATTCGGCGGCCCCAGTCGGCGAGCCGTCGTCCCCATCAGTTCGTCGGTGAACGGGTCGTGCATGACCAAGGGGCCAAGAATGTCTCGCCGCCGCTTCATTGCCAGACAGACGCAGCGCACCACTTCCGGCACATCGACCGCCATGATTCGGGGCATCACCAATGCTCCGCCACGTTGCACGGTGTTGTTCACGTCGGCCAAGCTGCCGACTTGCAGATTCAGTTTCTGCGAAAAATTTCCCGGGTGGCTGCCGCGATTGCTTCGGCCCCACGGCACAACGACGGGATTGCTCAATGCCTGAACCTGGGGAAATTCCGAGAACTTCACTCGAATCATCCAGTCGGGATACTGGCGATAGATTTGCAGCGCCGCGGCAAAATTGTCGAGTGCTGCGGGCAGATTGCCCAATCGATAGTTGCACTCACCGATCATGGCATAGTAGCAGATCGAGTCGATGAACCGCGTCTGGCCAACCCGATGAGCGAGTTGCAATTCGGTGTTGAAGATGCCCAGCGCTTCGCGGTACTGGCCGTCGGCAAGCAGTTCCAACCCCGGTTGAAATCCGGCTGAAGGAATACCCGGTCCATTAATGAGTTGCGCTGGCGCCGAAGCTGTCGCTGCTAGCAGAATTGCCACCACTACCATCGCGGCGTGTTGCCGCCGTAAGACGGCCATGGATATCAACCGAGCCAAGTGAAAGAGATTCATCGCGCCGTGTTCCTCCTGCGCGGTCCAGGTGGGGAGTGGATAGTTTCATCATACCCAATTTCGCCACGCGGGGCGAATTGGCGCTTCTAAAGGTAGTGGATCGGTAGATCGCAGTTTCACGCTCTGCCATGAAGGAGCGCCACGTTGGCAGCGTCCAGCTCACGTCATTCCTCACGATCGAACGCGGCGGGCAATCCTCGAGTCGTCAAATGGACCCATTCCCGTTCCAGGTGTTGGCCGAGCTAGCTCTGGGCGTCGTCCCGTCCTCAATTTCCCCAATTTCTCCCAAACGAACGCAAGTTGCCCCCCTTTGGCAGACGATAACGATTCTGACGATTGTAGTAGCTTTGCGTCCTGCGGGTGCAACCAGCACTATCAGGCTACGATCGGTAGCGAGAACCGGGCCGTCCAGCGATCCGCGATCGAACCGGCCTCAGTGCCGCGTCGGGCTGTTCGGGTGTCCTGGTCGAACCGCCATTGCTGCAAATCTCCGTGGTCCAAGCCTCCTCAGTGTAGTTCGTTTGCACGACGAAGATCGAATCTTTTCAAGCCGCATTCGTGTTGGTCCTGCCGCCCACAACCACGGTGTATTAGAAATAGCGCGATACCGAAGCCCAGTGATCGTCAATTCGGCCGAAGGAAGTTGGCCGATGATATGCCGACAGCTTCCCCATGAGGTGATCGAATGAGCCTGTTGAATCGAATGAACCACAGAACAATCGCCCGCTGCTCAGCGGCATTGCTGGCCTGCTTGGGGCTGAGCGGCTGTGCCGCCGATTACAACGGCCAAAGTTTGCCCAGCCCTTATTACCTCAGCGACGACATTCAATATTTTCCGGCCGGGCCGGAGTTCAAGCTGACTCGCGAAGCCGCGGCACAAAAGGAATACCGAGATACGCAAGCGGCGCGAGCAGCAGCTAGGCCATAGAGAGCAGGAATTGCAATTTGCAGAATGCAAAACATGAGCGATCGTCCGATCTGCCATCATCACTGCCATCTGCAATTTTCATATTGCGATCTGCAGTTATCACAAATTAGTCGGGCGTCGATTGCCGTCGGCTGCGATCCCTGGGTCAACCGTAAGGTTGAAGGTTGCGGCAGGCCGTCGATCGGCGTCGGGGGGGACGACCCCTTCGCGCTGACGTCTGAGCGGAGTTGCTTGCTGCGCCAAGCGGCATCGACTCAGACGTCAGTTGCGTCGAGGGAATTGCGGGGCAGAGCAATGAACTTTGAGCGATGAACCTTGAGCAACGCCAATTGCGATTTGTAGTTTTCGATCTCTGCTTCCTCCGCTGACTCCTGCTTTTCCAATTGGTCTGTGGGCATATTCCGCGTAAAGATGGACCCCGAATTTTCCGCGACCGTACAGCAAGTGGCCAACGATCTGTTGGTCTGGATCGGCTTTGGCACACTCGTCGGTTTGCTGGCCAAGGCGGTGATGCCCGGGCGCGATCCCGGCGGCGCTGTGGCAACGCTGTTGATGGGCATCGGCGGCACGGTCATCGGCTGTGGCACGCTGTCGTTCTTCTACGACAAGCAGCGAGTCACGCCAATTAGTCCGATCGGTTTTCTCGTCGGCACGGGCGGTGCATTCATTCTATTGCTGTTCTACCGAATTCTCGGCGGCTATCTGTTCCGCGAAGGTCAAATGCCGCCGCCGCCAGGCACGCGGCCCTATTATCGCCGTAGTTGGCGACGACGAGATCGTTCACATCTCTCGTCCTACGAAGATTGATCGATCGAATCTTTCCTTCGCCGATCATTAGCTCGTGACAAGGAGGATCGATCTGCACCACAACACCTCGCAACCAGAATCCTGCCGCCGACAAACGACTGACCGCAAATTCAGCATGGCCGAAGAACGCCAGCACGATATCCGCCTTGGTGCTGGCTTCTTGAAAGCGGTTTTCATCAAATGTCTTGCTTGTTCGGTTGCTTCTTCAATTGCGGGCAGAGCGCGATGCCGGCCAGCCATCGTGCTGCATTCGCTCGTCGGTCGCGTTGCCGATGATGCAGATGTGGCTTCCCTCTTCCAATCCCAGCGCAGGCTCGTCGACACATGAAATTCTCACGAATATGAAGAAAACGCAACCTGCCGCGATGCAAAGCATTACCGACTTCGCGCAGAAACCTCCGTCGAGAAAGTCCACACGGCTAAGAATATCGGGCGACGACGGAATCCATCCATGCCGCCCTCGGGGATGTCAAGTTGGGCCGGTATTGAGATTTACTTCGAACTTGGAAGCGCGGATTGAGCCAAGACCTGCATCATAAGCAGGCTTCGCATGCGCAAAGCCCAAGACCATCGCAACTGCGCGTCGATTGCTGCGACAAGCTGGAGCGGCGATTCTAGCTACGATACGGCCGCTAATCGCCTCAATGTTTTCTACGGGCACCGCTTGATCGCTTGCGCCGCCACGCAGCCAATGCGCCGACCAGCAAAAGCATTCCTGTGGCGGGTTCCGGAACCGGTGCGGCTCCAGCAGCGCCCGAGGATGGAAAATGTGTCTGCCAAATGACAAAGTCGGCCCCGTCCACAGCGCCATCGCCGTTGGCATCGCCCTCCGCGAGCGTCGCTCCGCTGGCCGTCGGGAAGTGCGTTTGCCACGCCACGAAATCGGCGCCGTCCACGTTGCCGTCGCCGTTGAAATCGCCGGGAGTCATGGGCAAAATCGCCGTTGCCACCACTTGTCCGGTCAGGGTCAACTGGCCGTCCAGCGCCGCAATGCCGTTAAGATCTTCAAACGGTATTGTCACATTGACAGGAATGGTCAATTTCTCGACAAAATTGGCCGCGCTGATCGTTCCGCTGCCGGTCAGCCCCGAAGTGAAGTCGGAACCAACCAGCGATTGACGCCCCGACCCGCTTCCCACGAGAAAAATGTCATAACTGTAGTCAAAGGCAGAATTTCCTATAAAGGAAAACAAAATCGAGCTTAAGTCAAAGCCGCCGGATGAAACCGGGATTTCGCTGCTCAAAAATGTCCCAACCAAATCCCGAATTGCAAAATTCGTCGTTCCCAGGTTGATCTTTCCGCCGTAGTCGCCCGGCGCTGAACCTGCGCCGCCACCAACCCCCGGTTTCCACGTTCCGCTGACATCGGCGTCGACGGTCGTTGGGTCGAGGACGGTATTAAGGAAGGTGATGCCGGTGGTAGTACGATTGGCCGAAATCGTGCCGGTGTAGGTCGTCGAGAGGCCCGTCCCCCCTGCCCCCTGGCCGGCAATTGGCAAGTTCGCCACATCGCCCGATGCGGCAATCTGACTTTCCGCTTGCACGATGGAATAGTGGCGAATCGTCGCTTTCGCAGGCGTTGAAATCATGAACACTGCGGCCGCCGATAGCACCGCCGAAAGAGTACATCCAGGCCAAAATCGCAAGCACATCTTCACAGAGCACCTTTTTCTGTTCAGGGCGGCCTGCCGCCCCTGGCAGCAAATGCCGGCATTATTCTGTAAAATTCCCTCGCAAGCATTGAGTTTTATCACCCCACCCGCCGGTGTCAACAATTTCCTCGATTTTATCTTTATCGTGGCCAAGACCAGTTTCACGTCCGGCGGGACTACATCGCAATTCGATTTCACCAACGGCTAGCACTTGAGGCCGAGCGATCGCTCGTTGTGCGAAAGGCTCTCGACGCCGCACCAGGACGTGACCAGCGACCTTCTGCGGCCCGCCTAAAAAACCTACGGGCAGACAAGTGGCGCGGTCACCAGGCACTTGTAAAAAACAGCAAGTAATTTGCAGCCAAATCCTAATCCCAACGGACTCACTGCTTTTCAAACCGTCCC contains these protein-coding regions:
- a CDS encoding GlsB/YeaQ/YmgE family stress response membrane protein — encoded protein: MDPEFSATVQQVANDLLVWIGFGTLVGLLAKAVMPGRDPGGAVATLLMGIGGTVIGCGTLSFFYDKQRVTPISPIGFLVGTGGAFILLLFYRILGGYLFREGQMPPPPGTRPYYRRSWRRRDRSHLSSYED
- a CDS encoding PEP-CTERM sorting domain-containing protein is translated as MISTPAKATIRHYSIVQAESQIAASGDVANLPIAGQGAGGTGLSTTYTGTISANRTTTGITFLNTVLDPTTVDADVSGTWKPGVGGGAGSAPGDYGGKINLGTTNFAIRDLVGTFLSSEIPVSSGGFDLSSILFSFIGNSAFDYSYDIFLVGSGSGRQSLVGSDFTSGLTGSGTISAANFVEKLTIPVNVTIPFEDLNGIAALDGQLTLTGQVVATAILPMTPGDFNGDGNVDGADFVAWQTHFPTASGATLAEGDANGDGAVDGADFVIWQTHFPSSGAAGAAPVPEPATGMLLLVGALAAWRRKRSSGARRKH